The following DNA comes from Cololabis saira isolate AMF1-May2022 chromosome 7, fColSai1.1, whole genome shotgun sequence.
AACAAAGAGGAATAGATATGGAAGTAAGGCGCAGGTCAAGTCAGGTATTGTACAATAACCTTGAAGATGCCAGGCCGGTTAAGAAACCACTCTGCAAGCCCTAGGGCgcaacactttaaactcaaCCGAACTCTGATGCAGAGGCATGTTAAACAGCACAAAAACAGAGGTTTCCCtcaacaaatctttttttttttcctgtaggTGAGGTAATACATGACAATTTCTTCTGATTAAAACTGAGGCCCCTTGTTAGTCCACTTGAGACAGGAGAGGTAATGCTTCTTCTGGTTAACCAGAGAGCTACGTTGTTCATTGAGTAAATCAAAAGGGGAAGATTGGCGATGATGATCCATATCCAGGTTGTAATCCACTCATTTGGCCCCCTTCAGCGACAGCGAGTTCCAACTTCTACATAAACAGGAATGCATTCACCTCACACAGCGTGAGTGTGTGAGATACAAGTCTACATCCGCCGTACCAGTGTAAATTATTCCTCCATCTGTATGGTCAAAGAAGGGTCTACGTCCTCGACTGGAATGATAGAAAAATGCATTTCAGCGTGCAGTTCATTGGTTTTTTTCAGTGATTTGGTTCTAACTAATGAAACTCGTAGTAAATGGTGTATTTAATGCAACCACCAGGTGGTAGCAGAATACTACGACTGAAATCCAAACACTGCAGCAACACATGGGGGAGCCTGATGCCTCCAGATCATTAGCTTATGATCAATACTGTAGCTTGGATGATTACTgaagctgagaaaatgccaacaaCTTCCACAAAGAATTTTTAACCAAATACATTAAACTTTGTGTACACAAGAAGGCGGAtttctttatttgtttcttttacataTGAACCCTCCAAGGAGATTAGCTGATTATTTTCATCCAATTTTAGATCTATTTTAGCAAATTCTATCAAAATTAGATTAGTTGCAGCAAAAGCTTGATTAAATATTTTAACGCCAACACACACCTGCatgtatttgacaattttttaaacaaaacaatctTCCCATGAGTAACAGTTAAATGATCCCACAAAGGTACAGTAATTACCCAAATTTAAACCTATATagtgagaaaacagctgcacaCATTTGTCTTGTTGGATGTTAAcagatttgaaaataaaaaaaagaaacaataacTTAGCTCATGCATATTTCTGCTGCCACTAATCTAGGTTGTGGGAGTTTACAGCCATCTTTGGTATGAAATATGTGCTTCATATTGTGGTAAAATATTACACCTTCTGTAGTTATAAAGGTTTGGCTCTAAAGGTGTTGCTACGGAAAAAATGTTGGTAAAGTTTGTCACATGCCCTGGATGTTGAAATAGATTTCAGTTGCAGGTCATTAAAACATCTGATTCTACAGTTTCTGTAAACTGCAAGTCAAAATGTGGCAAAATTTAAGAGGGCTTACCCAAACTTCCTTCCTCAGACCCCTCATCTGACTCATCCCACATGTCCTCATTAGCTAATAAAGGGTTGCAGGACTCAGAACTCTGACTCTTCAAAGGAAAGTAGTGGCCGTTCCCTTGGCTGACATTCAAAGAGCACAAAAGGAAACTGAGGTTAGTTAAAGATTCAAACCGTTACCAACTTTCAGTCCCTCAACTGGCATTTTGTTCATTAGTTTTAATGTGAGCACATGTAAAACCACTTTGAATTCTGTTCTATGTTTCATATAACACATTAATCAGCATCCCTGTATCTAAATATTTCAGTGAAACAGTCGGATAATTAGATGTGGTGTTTTATCACTTTCAGATCCTATAACTGAACTATGTCTACTGCAAAACTCTACTCCAAGACTTTACTGGCATCTTTATTATTGTCTTTTGACAGCAAACTCACCTCGTGAAAACAGGGAGAAACCAGATTCTCCCATTTTCTCCGAATACCTGTTGTAGGTTTTTACGTCTGCCCACATTGAACCCGTTTTTGTCGGGCCCACCGGGAAAAATTGGAGCTGAGAAGGCCTCTatagagagaaaaaaggagctATAGGTCAGCACCGGTTTTCATGCCACacataagttcagaaaacaaattgtttaagtatatatataaatatatatatatatatatatgtattaaacTTGTCTTACATTTATGATAAGGAAGCTTTAGTTATACAATTGTAAATTCTTACCTAAAGTGGATCTGTTCTTGGTTACTAACCAACAGTGGTAGGCAAAGAGGAACATGAGACTGAAAAAGAACATGAGGGCCACAAACATGAGGAAGAGGACATGGAACTTTGCAGGTCCATTCGGCAAATCTCCCtgaaagagaaaaacaggaCTATGAACGTGAGAAAACCAAACTGAGATGTTAGAAAAGCAATAACCTACAATCCCAGGTGCCAATAAATTTGCATTGTACCGTGACTACATATTCAGATGCTATGCGAGTGATTTAAGAAGAAGAATGGTACTTACCACCCAGAATTTGAGGAAATACTGAAAGACTGTTGCTGCgatgaaaatacagtacaaaataGAGTAAgcgaggaaaagaagaaaaaacttgtaGTTTGAAAACCCAACACAGTTGTTGACCCTGTGAGAAAAAGAAATCCAGATGTCAGAGCACATTAAATGCACTGATGTGTTCCTACTGTCAAATCGAGGTTAAGTTTTACCTTACCAAGGACAGTGATGGTCCATCTTCAAGACAcaccttaaaaaagaaaaaaaaaagatatattctTACTAgtttagtttcagaggtggcaaatccggcttcagaaagtaaaagtcctaccatgtatttgttctgtccattgactcaaccagctgattctaatcagcacagctcttcagccaggtagatgagctaattagtgaactcacctggttttagtgaatggacagaacaaatatatggcaggacttttactttctgaagccggatttgccacctctgtttagtttattgttttgcacagttttaaaaatatacaggaaatatcaaatataaatactataggtgcaggaagaggcaaaaacccaatgggcttatttgaagcctccaccgaagttattaaaatgtaatgtgttataaagaacagaagattaacatacaaaaacaaaaagtataactacacaaaagtgatggccaactaataatgcaatatataaataataaagaataaagacaaaaaaataagtgtgtaaaagtatgcatgggatattgtttttacaacttatattacttatattgactcctgagcaaataagatgttacatgtcactatgagtgaaacacacacaaaaaaaaagaacatggatacatgtacaacattacattgggaaaacagttacaaaacagcagtcaagtggtctttgccaagtgggaaaaatcattccacaatttagtgcccctaaatctcaccgaaaattgacctctgcatgtgagaaatttaggaggatgaagatctgaggattgtcgagttgaataagaacctgtgaatttaatttaaagtaagtcttgaactgtccaggaatattcccttcacttgaatttagcttataaataaaaacgcatatctgaaaaatattgatatcataaacagtaagaatctggagtttgtgaaataaaggagtagatGAAGCGTGCGTGTGACTCTGATCGAGTTGCAATCCTAACAAAACATTTCTGTAGAACCAGAATTTTGTGAAGATTTGTAGGAAAAGTATTTGCCCAAACTATATTACAATATGagagataaggataaattaaactataataaagTGTAAGGAGACAACTCGTCGTGACAAGATGACTAACACGCCTTATAATGCCAAtggatttattgatttttttggtaaccCAGTCAATTTGTTCTCTCCAACTCAAACTCTCATCAACAATAATAACCCAGGAATCTTGTAGTTGACACCTGAGGCATACTAACAGACTCAATATTAATTTTGCATGAATCCTTAGGGTATGATTTTTTGCCACTAAAAAttatgaaatttgatttctttatATTCAAGGATAGTTTATTTAATCTGAACCACATAGCATAGGCAGTTAAACCATCATTGGCATCCTTAATCAGTgagttgaagtttgaatgagagAGCACTAGGGTTGTGTCATCTGCGAACATTATTGGACAAAGGAAATTTGAAACATTAGACAAatcattaatataaataaaaaaataataatggtcCAAGAATGGACCCCTGCGGAACTCCACAAAGTAATCTGGCCTTATTGGAATAGCAACCATTAATACAAACAAATTGCTTTCTATTTGAGACATAATTTTTTAACCATTTGTATGCAGTATCGTGAAAACCGTATTTATGTAACTTATCCATTAAAATTTGATGGTTTACAGTATCAAACGCCTTTGAAAGGTCGATAAAGATACTACAGGTAAATTCATTATTCTCAAGTGCAGAGGTAACTTTGTTGTTTGTCAACATTGTTTTAAGACTGGGAGAAAAGCAGTAAATACCTGAATCCACTTTTTCACATCTTAAATGTCTTGATTTATTTCAACTTCCAACTCTTCTTTCAATGTTTTTCACACTTATTCTGACAGCTACCGTATTTTCCATCTCACGTAGCTGAAGCACTGCAGTGTAATCACTTGCAGCTTCtttgtggaaaagaaaatgtaccaaaaaaaacaaaactgtcagGGCAGTCTGTGTCCAACAAATATCTCCTTCCCTGATGGAATCTCTCTTAGTGGATGTATTGGATAGGAAAGAGAGGCTTACGTTTCACAAATGGAGCAGTGGTGACAGCGGTCGGGCTTCAGTACCTGGCATCGGTCGCAGAACCTGATAGCTGGAGACAAGAGGATGGGCAACATTTGATCTAAGCATCCTCTTTACATACTTCCTGTGGTCTAAACCCTACTCTCAGCAATCGGCACTAATGAAGGAGATGCATTGGCTGATTACTCTGGATGGGAATGCTCAGGAGAGGATCCCGACCTAATTGCCATGGCCTTCTTGCTTTCACCAAACACAGCTTATGTGTGAGATGACGGACGATGACTAATGCACCTGGACCTTCAGCCCAGTGGTTGTGCCAACAAGAAAACCTACCTCCAGATTGAGCTCGGGTGAAAATGGGCAGTTTCTTTGCAATCTCAGCCAGAACTTGTTTCTGGGCATCTGGTCTCTCTTCCATCTCATATCGCTGCTTGTCTGAGTACGACAGCTGAAACTAGAACCAAAAGACACAGATTTCATGTATCTCTGGTTTATTAGTAACTTTATCCTCCCaccgtagtagtagtagtgtttatttcgaatatgaatcatataaaaaaagaaagaaataagacaatcgtcttaacatgagacataacaaagtacatattcgaaagggagtgagaagaagtaaaacttataaactctcaTCCCCTCTCTGTCATCTATTACTGTTCAAGCTACCTTTTTGCACGGTGTTGCAGGAGAGGTAAATATAGCCTTCCAGTAGGTCCAGGAGAACATCACAAAGCAGACATGAAACACGAGCAGGTAGGCCACTGTGTACACAAAAACAACCGCTTTAGCACAAAACCACCTCAACTTCAGTGCTGATAGCAGATACTATACATActtaatgtttttgtatttatattcattgtacatatttattgtattattatgcaATTTTATATAacgttgttctttatttctagCTCTCCCCACAAAGTGCTTATGCTCTTTgttcaggttgtatttttcaaataagaatttgttcttaaattgcttgcctgggtaaataaaggttaaattaaacaaataaatacattaaggcTATCTTACCTTTCTCCAACGTATTAGTGAGTGTAACTGTTGAAACAAGAACCATAAATACTTTAAAAGCTGGAGGTAAAAGGCTTGTTCATATTTCAACacaggaaaaacaaacatttcaagGCTAATGAAACTAGCCAGATTATCAGGCTGGAGTCAGCTAAAAAGCAACAATACCACAACAGTTTTGCCTGAAAACAAGAGTTAACGCTGACCTGTTAGGCCAAGTCAGATTGTACGTGATAATTATGCGGTATTCAAACAAAAGCGCACACACTTCCGCCTTGTCTCATAACGCAATTTGTCAACACTGCTTGAACAATGTTTTGTGAGAGAACAGTCAACAAACTGAACGAGCCAGCACAAGCCGTCACACTTACAAAGACACAGCTCAAAGACGTAAGCATAGTAGGACCACAGGACGACGGCGGTGATGATGAGAACAGGGATCCAGGAGAAAACCCTCTGACAGCATCTCAAACCTCTGGAGAGAGCCATGTTGCATCCGAGCTCTGCGCTCAGCTGCGCTCGACTAGTATTCCTGGGACTCGCCCATCAGCGGCATCTGGGATCGATTCCCTGTACTGACGCTTCCCACACCAGCgcattaaagcctgatttacggttctgcgttaaaacgacgcgtaccctacgccgtagctctgcgttggtgtaacgtggaaccataaatcagcctttagaaaATACAATTTAACCCAATTTAACAACAGTTTAAcgctgatattttttttctgtcaaccATTTATCAAAATGGtctgaataaacaaacaaaaaataaataaaaatcacaaaaaaataagaaaaaaaatcacgaATCAAAATAGTAATAAGCGCAGTTGGCACCGTGAGTCACCTTGAAATgtaattattaaattaaaataatatgagTTGGAATATAAGtcggaaaaattagatgaataaaaacatatttgtcTCTCAATGAACATACCAAATCATGTAATTTCCTTATTAAGTAGTAGTATTAATAAAGTAGTatcgaattgaattgaattttacaTCTTAACAATATAAGAAACAGACTAATAGCCAACTGCCAACTGGCAGCCTGGagtatgaaataaaataattcatgataatgtaatttttattatattatacttagtttttattgattatggatattttatctttttcaaacctcaatTCCAAAATAACTAAGGCGCTAGGtaaattgtaaataaaaaaaggaatgcaatgatttgacacatatatacatattccATTCCCAATAAAACATAACAtatcagatgttgaaactgagaCTTTTGCCATATTACATATAAAATTAGCTCATTTTGAAATTAATGGTAGTAAGCCCTCTTCAAAATGTTGGAACTCGTACCTATGGCGTGGGGATTTTACACATCTGAAACAGAACCATCAATGCTGAAAAATACATAGAGGTTTTAGAGGAACAAATGCTCCCATCCAGACACAAACTCTTTTAGGATAGCagataaagacaaaaaaggcaGATGGATTCTTATATCAGACAAGAATTGGACAACTTTCCTCTCCTAAAACTCCAGCAACTGCACTCCTCACTTCCCAGATGTTTACAGGCAgttgttaaaagaaaaagggatGCCACAACAATGCCAAACATTGCCCTGGCATCAAATTCAAAACGAGCAAATATTTccatgaaatggaaaaatatatcagtttcaacatctgataTGCTGTTTTTGTTCTCTCGGAATTAAAATATGGGTCTATAAGATTTTCATATCATTGTATGCTGCTTTTATTTACGTTTTACTGAGCAACcaaccttattttttttaattggggtTGCATTTTATCTGGTTATGACAAAACATAGTCTGCCCCAGCATTTGTGGAGACATGAAAAAAGctgataaatataataaaaataatataacaaAGCCCCTTACACAATAAACCCATTGTTAATGTCCCCCCTATAAGTCAAAATGTTTCCTGCCTGGAAGGTCTGAAGAAGGTCCCCCACCCACTGTATTATTGTCTGATACAGTGGCATCAGCATgcagaaaagaaacaaatataAATTCGAGTAAGTAGAAAGGcgtgcaatgttttttttttcctatattTTTAATTACATTGAAAAATAGTCTCTAAACAATTTGGGAAAAATAATAAGATGAAGGTGAGCCAGCTCCGATCCCCAGCTGGGCATGACCCATTGTGTGATGTAAGCTCATCAGAGTACTCTTTGAAATCAACTGCTCTGTGTTATGTGTTACATTAGggcagatttttttccccccttaagCCAGGATAATACTTCAGGCCACACACGTTGGCAATCAAGAAATGGCCTAATTGTTTTAACCTCTCAGAACCAAAGCAATGTCAGTTTTGATTCAGGACATAAACTCTGAATGGCTTCAGTTCATTagcttttaaaataaagaatagCATGCGCCCTCCGCACGTTAAATTACATCATCTTAGGCTGTTTCTCATTAATTTCATAGATTTTAGCTCAACTTACAGTGTGTAAACtttgttcttcttcttgcctGTATTACCCAGACATCCTCTCTCTGTGTCAAATTAAATCTAATACACCAGAGCTAAACTTGGTAAATAAAAGGCAGTACTTGTTACTACCTTATTTGAAGAagataatcaaaaaagaatatttaATGAAATCTGAAAAAGAACCCAATTCTTATAGGTCttcatatatgtgtgtatatatatatatatatatatatatatatatatatatatatatatatatatatatatatatatatatatatatatatatatatatatatatatatatatatgataccAAGCTGGTATTTGAGGATGCACCAACAAACTGTAGCAACTGACTCTGCTTTTGTGAAGTGGGCCTGTATTGTTGAACATCCCACATCACAACCTGATCAAAGCAAACGAGCACCCTCCAAAACCACTGAAGTTTGCTTATCATCATGGGGTTGTGGTTGATGATGCCATCACACCTGCTTCAACGAACCCACAGTCATCTAGACAAAGCAAGTAGTAGTGTGGGGATCATGTTCTTAATTTCTTTAGTGCATTTACCACCATGCAGCCTGCTTTACTGAGAAACTCCACTGACTACCTGACAAACAGACTGCCGTTTGAGAGACTGAACGGTTGTGTGTCTGACCAGCAGCACCtcaggggactgtactctcaccatTCCTCTTCACGCTGTACACCTCAGCGCTCCAGTCGGagtcctgtcatctgcagaaGTACTCAGATGACTGTGTATTAGTGATGGACAGGAGACAGAGTGCAGAGAACTGGTGGACCGTTTTGGAGCATTATGTGGGAACATTTATCTCATCTTGAAGAGAACAAGAAAAAGGAGATGATAGTGGATTTTAGGACAGCCAGGATTAAGTCAGATGGTTTTTCCATCATGGGAGAAAAAGTGGATGTGGCAGAGGTGTATAAATACCTCAGTGTTTACCTGGACagcagactggactggagataCAGCACAGTTTAAAAGAAAGGATAGGGCAGACTTTACTTCTTGAGGAAGCTTTGGTCCTTCAGCATTTACAGCAAAACGTATTCTCCATAAATTTGACGTGGACAGTGCAATCTCACCTGCAGTCTGTTGGTGGGGCATCAGAACCAGTGACTTAAAGGAACTGAACAAGTTGATAAAGAAGGCTGGCTCTGTTCTGGAGCCCCTGAAGATTATTGTGAAAATGAGgatacttcataaaatgaagaCGATCACAGAATACCCTGAACATCCTCTTCACAGCACAGTGATTCAGCATCAGAGTGTGTTCAGTCAGAGGCTTCTTCAGATCAGCTGCATCACAGACCGCTACAGCAGATCCTTCCGGCCCACAGCTATAAACCTCTATAATGACTCTTTGAAGAGACTGAAATCATTAAAACTACTGCACCCAATTAGTTTCCCTTTGGGCATTAATAAAGGATGTATTAAAAGGAAATTAATTGTAATCCGCTTTTGGATTTCAGGACAGACTACTTTCAAAGCAGTGAAAGGCACAGCCTCTCCAATTTGTGGAGGCTTGTGGAGATTCATCTTTATGGCCTGTTGTGGTTTCTAGTTTTGGGTACAAGTCAAAGCTGGACACCTGTACGCTCTGATCCCCCAGAAGGCACTGCAACAACTGTCATTCCTCCTTCTGAGGTGGCTGCATAAAtatagaaaaatacaataatattTCAGAGTGGCATGTGTCGTCTTCAAAATGAGATCTTTCCCAGGGTCTTCCATGTGAGTGTGTGGATGGTCCATGCATCTTTTTACTTGCATTTTCCTCATCATCCCATATCTTTCTTATTTGTGGTTAAAGAAAGTACTTCAGCTAGAGTTTCTCCTTGTGAGGCTGGTCGGTTAAGTAGTTTCCTTTTACTCCAGTTGTACATCTTTAAGACACCAGCTCCTCAGGAGGAGGTAAGGGAGGATTGTGTTTCCGGGGCGTCAGCACCAGCCTGATGACAGCCAACTTTTTCACCACTCAGTTTACAGTATGTCGTTGATGTCCTCTATTTTGACGCTGATCACCCTTAACTAAAGAGCGTGTGGTGGTCAGGGAACAGTTCCTGACAAATTGTTGCACACTGAAAAACCACGGGACTCAtcaaaaatacgttttttttaatggtctcaCTCAGTGCCACTGTGCTCCCATTTTGAAGAGATGCATGAGTGAATCATCTCTAAATGCTTACGCAGGATTGTGACAGATGTCAGGTGTTTTGCTCTGCTGGAAATCGAGAGTCTGCTGCTTAGTCTCGCTTCTGCAGGTGGTTCTCCTTTTACTTCTTGACATTCTCAAGCAGCTTCATGCTGTCACTCCAAAATAGAGAGCAGTGCACATGCATTCATGGGTGACAGTCTACTGTTGAATGGGCATTTATGACAGTGTGGAGCCAAAGAAATTGCTCCAATCTGTTGTGACACCTTGTGGCCTTGTCTGCTATTCAAAAGCACAGA
Coding sequences within:
- the zdhhc15b gene encoding palmitoyltransferase ZDHHC15B translates to MALSRGLRCCQRVFSWIPVLIITAVVLWSYYAYVFELCLFTLTNTLEKVAYLLVFHVCFVMFSWTYWKAIFTSPATPCKKFQLSYSDKQRYEMEERPDAQKQVLAEIAKKLPIFTRAQSGAIRFCDRCQVLKPDRCHHCSICETCVLKMDHHCPWVNNCVGFSNYKFFLLFLAYSILYCIFIAATVFQYFLKFWVGDLPNGPAKFHVLFLMFVALMFFFSLMFLFAYHCWLVTKNRSTLEAFSAPIFPGGPDKNGFNVGRRKNLQQVFGENGRIWFLPVFTSQGNGHYFPLKSQSSESCNPLLANEDMWDESDEGSEEGSLVEDVDPSLTIQMEE